Proteins co-encoded in one Gopherus evgoodei ecotype Sinaloan lineage chromosome 4, rGopEvg1_v1.p, whole genome shotgun sequence genomic window:
- the NOL3 gene encoding LOW QUALITY PROTEIN: nucleolar protein 3 (The sequence of the model RefSeq protein was modified relative to this genomic sequence to represent the inferred CDS: substituted 1 base at 1 genomic stop codon), with protein MATGDKYTIIRTKRKELIGIIQRDPESVLDELLAQSVITEEEYDSVNQLQDKVARIRKLLIYIQKRGESTCRDFLECLEILFPGTNRLLQPSEYDFFNPERDSRTVRDPEPRERDFFNPEHHTELKDEDGFNPEQESETQEDPEPEEKDDFNPEPDPQLEEEDSSNPEKEXDIEPDLETGGSDLEQESETRQDQEPEEEDGSNPEQELETEPDPEPEGSNSEQESDTQ; from the exons ATGGCCACTGGCGACAAATACACGATTATACGCACCAAACGCAAAGAGCTGATAGGAATCATTCAGAGAGACCCCGAGAGCGTCTTAGACGAGTTACTAGCCCAGTCCGTCATCACGGAGGAAGAGTACGACAGCGTGAACCAGCTACAAGACAAAGTGGCCAGAATTAGGAAATTGCTGATTTACATACAGAAAAGGGGGGAGTCGACCTGCCGAGACTTTCTGGAGTGTTTAGAAATTTTATTCCCAGGCACAAATCGGCTTTTGCAACCTTCAGAATACG ATTTTTTCAACCCAGAGCGAGATTCACGTACTGTGCGAGACCCAGAACCAAGGGAGAGAGATTTTTTCAATCCAGAGCACCATACAGAGCTGAAGGATGAAGATGGTTTCAATCCAGAGCAGGAATCAGAGACTCAGGAAGACCCAGAGCCAGAGGAGAAAGATGATTTCAATCCAGAGCCCGATCcacagctggaggaggaagacagTTCAAATCCAGAGAAGGAATGAGACATTGAGCCAGACCTGGAGACGGGTGGTTCTGATTTGGAGCAGGAATCAGAGACTCGGCAAGATCAAGAGCCCGAGGAGGAAGATGGCTCAAATCCAGAGCAAGAATTAGAGACGGAACCAGACCCTGAGCCAGAAGGTTCAAATTCAGAGCAGGAATCAGATACTCAGTAA
- the BCKDK gene encoding 3-methyl-2-oxobutanoate dehydrogenase [lipoamide] kinase, mitochondrial codes for MLWKALVRMELGGAGNRAPSIYRLLSPALRYRSTSVMDNHQVELARERSKTVTSFYNQSAIDVAAEKPSVRLTPTTMLYSGRSQDGSHLLKSAHYLHRELPVRIAHRIKGFRSLPFIIGCNPTILHVHELYIRAFLMLSEFPPIKDQEAEAQYCKLVRQLLDDHKDVVTLLAEGLRECRKHIQDEKVIRYFLDKTLTSRLGIRMLAIHHLALHEEKPDFVGIICTRLSPKKIIEKWVDFARRLCEHKYGNAPRVRINGHVAARFPFIPMPLDYILPELLKNAMRATMESHLDTPYNVPDIVITIANNDIDLIIRISDRGGGIPHEHLEKVTDYHFTTAESSAQDPRMNTLFGNMVDMVNSGQSGPMHGFGFGLPTSRAYAEYLGGSLCIQSLQGIGTDVYLRLKHIDGKEESFRI; via the exons ATGCTGTGGAAAGCGCTGGTGAGGATGGAGCTGGGAGGAGCGGGGAACCGGGCCCCCTCCATATACCggctcctgtcccctgccctccgGTACCGGTCCACTTCTGTCATGGATAACCACCAAGTGGAGCTGGCTCGAGAGCGGTCCAAGACAGTCACCTCCTTCTACAACCAGTCAGCCATTGACGTCGCAGCAGAGAAG CCGTCTGTGAGATTGACACCCACCACCATGTTGTATTCGGGACGGTCGCAGGATGGCAGCCACCTCCTG AAAAGTGCCCATTACCTTCACCGTGAGCTGCCCGTCCGCATCGCCCACCGCATCAAGGGCTTCCGCAGCCTCCCCTTCATCATCGGATGCAACCCCACCATCCTCCACGTG CATGAGCTGTACATCCGAGCCTTCCTGATGCTGAGTGAATTCCCCCCG ATCAAGGACCAAGAGGCAGAGGCCCAGTACTGCAAGCTGGTCCGGCAGCTGCTGGATGATCACAAGGACGTGGTGACGCTGCTGGCTGAGGGGTTGCGGGAGTGTCGCAAACACATCCAG GACGAGAAGGTCATCCGCTATTTCCTAGACAAGACGCTCACCTCCCGGCTGGGGATCCGGATGCTGGCGATCCATCACCTGGCGCTGCACGAGGAAAAG CCGGACTTCGTGGGAATCATCTGCACCCGTCTCTCCCCAAAGAAAATCATTGAGAAATGGGTGGATTTTGCTAG GCGTCTGTGTGAGCACAAGTATGGGAACGCCCCGCGGGTGCGGATCAATGGGCATGTGGCTGCTCGATTCCCCTTCATCCCCATGCCCCTAGACTACATCCTGCCGGAGCTGCTCAAGAACGCCATGAG agccACCATGGAATCTCACCTGGACACTCCGTACAATGTGCCCGACATTGTCATCACCATCGCCAACAATGACATCGACCTGATCATCAG GATTTCGGACCGGGGTGGTGGGATCCCGCACGAGCACCtggagaaggtgacggattatcACTTCACCACGGCAGAGTCCAGTGCTCAAGACCCCCGCATGAACACCCTCTTCGGGAACATGGTGGACATGGTCAACAGCGGCCAGTCGGGCCCCATGCACGG GTTTGGCTTCGGGCTGCCGACCTCCCGGGCCTACGCCGAGTACCTGGGGGGCTCGCTGTGCATCCAGTCCCTGCAGGGCATTGGCACCGACGTGTACCTCCGTCTGAAACACATCGATGGCAAGGAGGAGAGTTTCCGCATCTAG
- the VKORC1 gene encoding vitamin K epoxide reductase complex subunit 1 gives MAVPGWERALRLVLCALGLALSVYALHVESSRERDPDYRALCDLSPSVSCSKVFTSRWGRGFGLVEDLLGKHSVFNQPNSLFGIVFYILQTLLGFSPSTLAAVTLLGTSMVSIAGSLYLAYILFFVLHDFCLVCVTTYLLNGALLLLNYKRLVCLSGSGQRRAKPKGQ, from the exons ATGGCGGTCCCGGGCTGGGAACGGGCGCTGCGGCTCGTGCTCTGCGCGCTGGGGCTGGCGCTCTCTGTGTACGCGCTGCACGTGGAGAGCTCGCGGGAGCGGGACCCCGACTACCGGGCCTTGTGCGACCTGAGCCCCTCCGTCAGCTGCTCCAAGGTTTTCACCTCCAG GTGGGGCCGTGGCTTTGGCTTGGTGGAAGATCTCCTGGGGAAACACAGCGTCTTTAATCAGCCTAACAGCTTATTTGGCATCGTCTTCTACATCCTACAGACACTGCTGG gcttctctcccagcaccctGGCGGCCGTCACCCTGCTGGGCACCTCCATGGTCTCTATCGCCGGCTCGCTCTACCTGGCCTACATCCTCTTCTTCGTGCTCCACGACTTCTGCCTGGTGTGCGTCACCACCTACCTGCTGAACGGCGCCCTCCTTCTCCTCAACTACAAGCGTCTGGTCTGCCTGAGCGGGAGTGGGCAGCGCCGCGCCAAACCCAAGGGGCAGTGA